A DNA window from Massilia putida contains the following coding sequences:
- a CDS encoding ABC transporter permease has translation MKKKKSFFAQKRARIIAPAVVLALLIAVWWIVVVQTHSAIFPTPWQVVTGTWELVQDGTLWDHIGSSLMRVGSGFLLAIAVAIPLGLWIGRMDAAWVTLNPLFQLLRPISPIAWIPLAILWFGVGNASPIFLIFIASVFPMIVQTAAGVHTIERRYLRAAENFGVSRAKLYRQVIIPAVLPEIIVGMRITLGVAWLVVVAAEMIALRSGLGYLIMDSRNAGNRYDLVVAAMIIIGIIGLMLDGITRLLERLKMVRWRYGR, from the coding sequence GTGAAAAAGAAAAAAAGTTTTTTTGCACAGAAGCGGGCGCGGATCATCGCGCCGGCGGTCGTGCTGGCATTGCTGATCGCGGTCTGGTGGATCGTCGTGGTCCAGACGCACAGCGCGATCTTCCCGACGCCGTGGCAGGTCGTCACGGGCACGTGGGAACTGGTCCAGGACGGCACGCTGTGGGACCACATCGGTTCCTCGCTGATGCGGGTCGGCAGCGGCTTCCTGCTCGCGATCGCCGTCGCCATTCCGCTGGGCCTGTGGATCGGCCGCATGGATGCCGCCTGGGTCACGCTCAATCCGTTGTTCCAGTTGCTGCGCCCGATTTCTCCGATCGCGTGGATCCCGCTCGCGATCCTGTGGTTCGGCGTGGGTAACGCGTCGCCGATCTTCCTGATCTTCATCGCGTCCGTGTTCCCGATGATCGTCCAGACGGCCGCCGGCGTGCACACGATCGAACGGCGCTACCTGCGCGCGGCGGAAAACTTCGGCGTCTCGCGTGCCAAGCTGTATCGCCAGGTGATCATTCCCGCCGTGCTGCCGGAGATTATCGTCGGCATGCGCATCACGCTGGGCGTCGCCTGGCTGGTGGTGGTGGCGGCGGAAATGATCGCGCTGCGTTCGGGTCTCGGCTACCTGATCATGGATTCGCGCAACGCGGGCAACCGCTACGACCTGGTCGTCGCCGCCATGATCATCATCGGCATCATCGGCCTCATGCTGGACGGGATCACCCGTCTCCTGGAACGTCTCAAAATGGTAAGGTGGCGCTATGGACGCTAA
- a CDS encoding cupredoxin domain-containing protein — MTRSRILELAAAALATVVLWAMFAPVSAGSREQLFEIPAGTYARRAAGDKVEILPAEIRLTLGVKDVLVLRNLDKVPQTFGPVLIMPGQSFKMPFGVAGDVQFECTAHASGHMRIVVDPAPDAGWRRLAWRARTAMQWLNTSKT, encoded by the coding sequence ATGACACGTTCCCGCATCCTCGAACTGGCCGCGGCGGCGCTGGCCACCGTGGTCCTCTGGGCCATGTTCGCGCCGGTTTCCGCGGGCTCGCGCGAGCAGTTGTTCGAGATTCCCGCAGGGACGTACGCGCGGCGCGCGGCGGGCGACAAGGTCGAGATCCTGCCGGCGGAAATCCGGCTGACGCTGGGCGTCAAGGACGTCCTCGTGCTGAGGAATCTCGACAAGGTGCCGCAGACGTTCGGGCCCGTGCTCATCATGCCGGGCCAGAGCTTCAAGATGCCGTTCGGCGTCGCGGGGGACGTCCAGTTCGAATGCACGGCGCACGCGAGCGGCCATATGCGCATCGTCGTCGATCCGGCGCCCGATGCAGGCTGGCGGCGGCTGGCGTGGCGCGCGCGCACGGCCATGCAGTGGTTGAACACATCGAAGACATGA
- a CDS encoding SWIM zinc finger family protein, with protein sequence MTLDANQILALAPDSASARAGSQLAAPRNWSNLGTSDVALWGECQGSGKTPYRTQIDLGGPAFKCTCPSRKFPCKHGLGLYLLCTAEPALFEQGDEPAWVRDWLQNRQVRQEKKVSATTLPNPEAAAQARKREEKREDKVDAGLLELQTWLHDLAREGLASVRSRGQGFWDAIAARMADAQAAPLARRLRRTGSMLYQSGLRNAETLVANELASLYLLTQAWQRIDQLAPALQADVRALLGWTMSQDEVLRQRPVADRWRVLAQSTFDDDRLRARATWLHGASQGRWALHLQYAVGTQGFDQQLAPGTAFDGELCFYPSAYPLRAQIRRQDEAWPLSADLEPSDLDGLLGTYADALAAQPFLERHPVLLGGLVPDDADRGIVRDAHGRRIALHPAFRHPLHLLALSGGHPLTVCGEWDGRMLLPLSVWHDGRLYNIDSDFI encoded by the coding sequence GTGACTCTCGACGCCAACCAGATCCTGGCTCTCGCTCCCGATTCCGCCTCGGCCAGGGCCGGCAGCCAGCTCGCGGCGCCACGAAACTGGTCCAATCTAGGGACGAGCGACGTCGCGCTGTGGGGCGAATGCCAGGGCAGCGGCAAGACACCGTACCGCACCCAGATCGACCTTGGCGGCCCTGCCTTCAAATGCACATGCCCCAGCCGCAAATTCCCCTGCAAGCACGGACTCGGCCTGTACCTGCTGTGCACTGCCGAACCCGCGCTGTTCGAGCAAGGCGACGAACCGGCCTGGGTGCGCGACTGGCTGCAGAACCGCCAGGTGCGCCAGGAAAAGAAGGTCTCCGCGACCACGCTCCCGAATCCGGAAGCCGCGGCCCAGGCCCGCAAGCGTGAGGAAAAGCGCGAGGACAAGGTCGATGCCGGCCTGCTGGAACTGCAGACGTGGCTGCACGACCTGGCGCGCGAAGGTCTCGCGTCCGTGCGCTCGCGCGGGCAGGGCTTCTGGGATGCGATCGCCGCGCGCATGGCCGATGCCCAGGCGGCGCCGCTCGCACGCCGTTTGCGCCGCACCGGCAGCATGCTGTACCAGTCGGGCCTGCGCAATGCCGAGACCCTCGTCGCGAACGAACTCGCATCGCTCTACCTGCTGACCCAGGCCTGGCAGCGCATCGATCAGCTGGCGCCCGCGCTGCAGGCCGACGTGCGCGCCCTGCTCGGCTGGACGATGAGCCAGGACGAGGTGCTGCGCCAACGCCCCGTCGCGGACCGCTGGCGCGTGCTGGCCCAAAGCACCTTCGACGACGATCGCTTGCGCGCGCGCGCGACGTGGCTCCATGGCGCCAGCCAGGGACGCTGGGCACTGCACCTCCAGTACGCGGTCGGCACGCAAGGCTTCGACCAGCAGCTCGCGCCCGGCACGGCATTCGACGGAGAGCTCTGCTTCTATCCGAGCGCCTATCCGCTGCGTGCCCAGATCCGCAGGCAGGACGAAGCCTGGCCTCTCTCCGCGGATCTCGAACCCTCCGACCTCGACGGCCTGCTCGGCACCTATGCGGACGCCCTCGCGGCACAACCCTTCCTCGAGCGCCATCCGGTGCTGCTCGGCGGCCTCGTGCCGGACGACGCAGACCGCGGCATCGTCCGCGATGCGCACGGCCGCCGCATCGCGTTGCATCCCGCGTTCCGCCATCCGCTTCACCTGCTCGCGTTGAGCGGCGGCCATCCGCTCACCGTATGCGGCGAATGGGATGGACGCATGCTGCTGCCGCTGAGCGTCTGGCACGACGGGCGACTGTACAACATCGACAGCGATTTCATATGA
- a CDS encoding DHA2 family efflux MFS transporter permease subunit translates to MTDTDTIKRYLPWLVATALFMEQLDATIVNTAVPSIAASLQVTPLSLKSVVTSYILSLAVGIPVSGWMADRFGTRRVFFTAIAIFTVASVLCGLSLNAPMMVAARLLQGLGGAMMMPVGRLSIIRTFPKNELLGAMNFVILPALIGPLLGPTVGGLIVHWISWRAIFFVNVPVGLLALYLVWRHMPDYHGAEPRPLDVIGLILFSSGTAILSWLLEVFGEHTLDPMTAGLMLALSVALLAAYAWHANEAQFPLLRLALFKVRTFRISVLGGFITRLGIGGLPFLLPLLYQLGLKLAPWQSGLLMMPTAAAAMGMKLIAPKVLARFGYRQVLTFNTICIGLTIGLFSLVGPATPWYAIAGIGLLQGFFNSLQFSSMNTLAYADVESKDSSMASTIASSFQQLSMSFGLAAGSLVTAWFLGRVPQTDQVMVTKALHHAFVALAVMTMLSSIVFARLRRGDGESITRSKAATAVAQDPAPLSQA, encoded by the coding sequence ATGACCGATACCGACACCATCAAACGCTATTTGCCGTGGCTGGTGGCGACTGCCCTGTTCATGGAGCAGCTCGACGCCACCATCGTCAACACCGCCGTCCCCAGCATCGCGGCCAGCCTGCAAGTCACGCCGCTCAGCCTCAAATCCGTCGTTACGAGCTATATCCTCAGCCTGGCCGTGGGCATCCCGGTGAGCGGGTGGATGGCCGACCGCTTCGGCACGCGCCGCGTCTTCTTCACGGCGATCGCGATCTTCACCGTGGCGTCGGTGCTGTGCGGCCTGTCGCTGAACGCGCCGATGATGGTGGCGGCCCGCCTGCTGCAAGGGCTCGGCGGCGCGATGATGATGCCGGTGGGACGTTTATCGATCATCCGCACGTTTCCGAAAAACGAGTTGCTGGGCGCGATGAACTTCGTGATCCTGCCGGCGCTGATCGGCCCGCTGCTCGGTCCGACCGTCGGCGGCCTGATCGTGCATTGGATTTCGTGGCGCGCCATCTTCTTCGTCAACGTGCCCGTCGGCCTGCTCGCGCTCTACCTCGTCTGGCGGCATATGCCGGACTACCACGGCGCCGAGCCGCGCCCGCTGGACGTGATCGGGCTCATCCTGTTCAGTTCGGGCACGGCGATCCTGTCGTGGCTGCTGGAAGTCTTCGGCGAACACACGCTCGACCCCATGACGGCCGGCCTGATGCTGGCATTGTCCGTCGCGCTGCTCGCCGCCTACGCCTGGCACGCGAATGAGGCGCAGTTCCCGCTGCTGCGCCTGGCATTGTTCAAGGTGCGCACGTTCCGCATCTCGGTGCTGGGCGGCTTCATCACGCGCCTGGGCATCGGCGGCCTGCCGTTCCTGCTGCCGCTGCTGTACCAGTTGGGTTTAAAACTGGCGCCGTGGCAATCGGGCCTGTTGATGATGCCGACGGCGGCTGCCGCGATGGGCATGAAGCTGATCGCGCCGAAAGTGCTCGCGCGCTTCGGCTACCGCCAGGTGCTCACGTTCAACACGATCTGCATTGGCCTGACGATCGGCCTGTTCTCGCTGGTCGGTCCGGCCACACCGTGGTACGCCATCGCCGGCATCGGCTTGCTGCAGGGCTTTTTCAATTCGCTGCAATTCTCGAGCATGAACACGCTGGCCTATGCCGACGTCGAATCGAAAGATTCGAGCATGGCCAGCACGATCGCCTCGTCGTTCCAGCAATTGTCGATGAGCTTCGGCCTCGCGGCCGGCTCGCTCGTGACGGCGTGGTTCCTGGGCCGCGTGCCGCAGACCGACCAGGTGATGGTCACCAAGGCCCTGCACCACGCGTTTGTCGCGCTGGCCGTGATGACGATGCTGTCGTCCATCGTGTTCGCCCGCCTGCGCCGCGGCGACGGCGAAAGCATCACCAGGAGCAAGGCGGCCACCGCGGTGGCTCAGGATCCGGCGCCGCTGTCGCAGGCCTGA
- a CDS encoding SCO family protein, whose protein sequence is MKRIATALLVLALPLAAGADALKSGEFSPPRMAPDFTLQGSTGKPLKLSDYRGKVVALGFGFTSCPAVCPTTLAELAAVKSKLGAQGKDFQVVYVTVDPERDTLERMRAYLTAFDPTFVGATGPAAQLAEVRKEYGVTAVRTGNGANYGFNHSSFVYLVDRSGKLRALSPYGRAVDDVVHDVRVLLGP, encoded by the coding sequence ATGAAACGCATCGCCACAGCGCTGTTAGTGCTTGCTTTGCCGTTGGCTGCGGGTGCCGACGCGCTGAAATCGGGCGAATTCTCGCCGCCCCGGATGGCGCCGGATTTCACGTTGCAGGGTTCGACCGGCAAGCCCCTCAAACTCTCCGATTACCGCGGGAAGGTCGTGGCGCTGGGCTTCGGTTTCACATCCTGCCCGGCCGTGTGCCCGACGACGCTTGCCGAACTCGCGGCCGTGAAATCCAAGCTGGGCGCGCAGGGCAAGGATTTCCAGGTCGTGTACGTGACCGTCGATCCGGAGCGCGACACGCTTGAGCGGATGCGCGCCTACCTGACGGCGTTCGACCCGACGTTCGTGGGCGCGACCGGCCCCGCCGCGCAACTGGCCGAGGTGCGCAAGGAGTACGGCGTCACGGCCGTAAGGACCGGCAACGGCGCGAATTACGGTTTCAATCATTCGTCCTTCGTCTACCTCGTCGACCGGTCCGGCAAGCTGCGGGCATTGAGTCCGTATGGCCGCGCGGTGGACGATGTTGTGCACGACGTGCGTGTCCTGCTGGGCCCATGA
- a CDS encoding DUF5691 domain-containing protein, with protein MMSDDARQLQQLLKIGMTRAGRPPAALAAPLDALLPFDAATVPEAALWLSLGALDLWERSGFLAPDQPAPAPTPGAAPDLLRPCPPRAQTILAQLLRGLHPAGLEAEWLRLLRRHDGRVPAHFLPKLLDAATHQPTLRPLLPPVLGERGHWLARQQGEWSWVAASVESDASLWDTGTPAQRVAALRDWRVRDPGAALSALVLAWSGEPPEQRAALLAVLATNLGPDDEAFLETVLDDRRKEVRTAAQRVLARLPGSRLAQRMLDRLLPLLRLERPLLRAARVNLTLPAAIDAAMRRDGIGASPHHGLGEKAGWVVDMLAAVDPDVWTRHFDRAPLACLALAERSEFAAVFVRGWALAVQRHVQDEPSPGQQAWLRDLTAWWIAADPTLREAVPDSLFDLVAAHFAHDTDGASSALFNALPGQWIADGARVRLLARLAAGSPDTWPATLSRHALRRLQPVVPAIGDTGHPWLVRQLLSSLALVLDPATAAAFEPARLPDAQWQSAIDEFLDLVRLRHEMTLSFQEPA; from the coding sequence ATGATGAGCGACGACGCGCGCCAGCTGCAGCAGCTGTTAAAAATCGGGATGACCCGCGCCGGCCGCCCGCCCGCCGCCCTTGCGGCGCCGCTCGACGCGCTGCTGCCCTTTGACGCCGCGACGGTGCCCGAAGCGGCGCTGTGGCTGTCGCTCGGCGCCCTCGACCTGTGGGAGCGCAGCGGCTTCCTCGCACCGGACCAGCCGGCACCGGCGCCGACGCCGGGCGCCGCGCCCGACCTGCTCCGCCCCTGCCCGCCCCGCGCGCAAACCATCCTCGCCCAGCTGCTGCGCGGCCTGCATCCGGCCGGCCTGGAGGCCGAGTGGCTGCGCCTGCTGCGCCGTCACGACGGGCGCGTACCGGCGCACTTCCTGCCTAAACTGCTCGATGCCGCCACACACCAGCCGACGCTGCGCCCGCTGCTTCCGCCCGTGCTGGGCGAACGCGGACACTGGCTCGCGCGGCAGCAAGGGGAATGGTCGTGGGTGGCCGCCAGCGTGGAGTCCGACGCGTCGCTGTGGGACACCGGCACGCCGGCGCAAAGAGTGGCCGCGCTGCGCGACTGGCGCGTCCGCGATCCCGGTGCGGCGTTGTCCGCCCTCGTCCTGGCGTGGTCCGGCGAGCCGCCGGAACAGCGCGCGGCCCTGCTGGCGGTGTTGGCGACAAACCTGGGACCGGACGACGAAGCCTTCCTCGAAACGGTCCTCGACGACCGCCGCAAGGAAGTGCGCACCGCGGCCCAGCGCGTGCTTGCGCGCCTGCCCGGATCGCGGCTGGCGCAGCGCATGCTCGATCGCCTGCTGCCGTTGCTGCGGCTCGAACGTCCATTGCTGCGCGCGGCCCGCGTCAACCTGACCCTGCCGGCGGCGATCGATGCGGCCATGCGGCGCGACGGCATCGGCGCGAGTCCACATCACGGCCTGGGCGAAAAAGCCGGGTGGGTCGTCGACATGCTGGCCGCCGTCGATCCCGACGTCTGGACGCGGCATTTCGACCGTGCGCCACTTGCCTGCCTCGCCCTCGCCGAGCGCAGCGAATTCGCCGCCGTGTTCGTGCGCGGCTGGGCGCTGGCCGTGCAGCGCCATGTGCAGGACGAGCCGTCGCCCGGACAGCAAGCCTGGCTGCGCGACCTGACCGCATGGTGGATCGCCGCCGACCCGACCCTGCGCGAGGCCGTGCCCGACAGCCTGTTCGACCTCGTGGCCGCCCACTTTGCGCACGACACCGACGGCGCCTCCAGCGCCCTGTTCAATGCCCTGCCCGGCCAATGGATCGCCGACGGCGCCCGCGTGCGGCTGCTGGCGCGTCTCGCCGCCGGTTCGCCGGACACGTGGCCCGCGACGTTGAGCCGGCACGCGCTGCGGCGCCTGCAGCCGGTCGTGCCGGCGATCGGGGACACGGGCCACCCGTGGCTCGTGCGCCAGCTGTTGTCCAGCCTCGCGCTCGTGCTCGACCCGGCGACGGCCGCCGCCTTCGAACCCGCCCGTCTGCCCGACGCGCAATGGCAAAGCGCCATCGACGAATTCCTCGATCTCGTGCGCCTGCGCCACGAGATGACCCTCTCATTCCAGGAGCCAGCATGA
- a CDS encoding NAD(P)-dependent oxidoreductase, with protein sequence MTLPTVAFLGIGLMGKPMATRLAQAGYPLRVWNRTAAKAEALRATGAEPHADLIDAVRGADIVITILEAGPVVGQVIADALPALAQGTLWIDMSSTRQDEALTFAARLQQAGCRFVDAPVSGGVGGAEAGQLAIMAGANAADYAQAEPVLRVLGNPKAVGPVGSGQVAKLCNQLIVGATINVVAEALLLAEAAGADPAAVRDAIRGGFAGSRVLEVHGQRMLERNFMPGGQVKTQLKDQRNILAAANAAGVTLPVTELVTRQYETIEGDIPSADHAAGLIALERMNPGKRLGTAPDRLP encoded by the coding sequence ATGACATTACCGACTGTGGCATTTCTCGGCATCGGCCTGATGGGCAAGCCGATGGCGACCCGGCTGGCCCAGGCCGGCTATCCCCTGCGCGTCTGGAACCGCACGGCCGCCAAGGCCGAAGCGCTGCGCGCGACCGGGGCCGAACCGCACGCCGACCTGATTGACGCCGTGCGCGGCGCCGACATCGTGATCACGATCCTGGAAGCGGGACCGGTCGTCGGCCAGGTCATCGCCGATGCCTTGCCGGCACTGGCCCAAGGCACGCTGTGGATCGATATGAGTTCCACGCGCCAGGACGAAGCCCTGACGTTCGCCGCCCGTCTGCAGCAAGCGGGTTGCCGCTTCGTCGATGCGCCCGTGTCCGGCGGCGTGGGCGGTGCGGAAGCGGGCCAACTCGCGATCATGGCCGGTGCGAACGCGGCCGATTACGCGCAGGCCGAACCCGTGCTGCGCGTGCTGGGCAATCCGAAAGCCGTCGGCCCCGTCGGCAGCGGGCAGGTGGCCAAGCTGTGCAACCAGTTGATCGTCGGCGCGACGATCAATGTCGTGGCCGAAGCGTTGCTGCTGGCGGAAGCGGCAGGCGCCGATCCGGCCGCCGTGCGCGACGCGATCCGTGGCGGCTTTGCCGGCAGCCGTGTGCTGGAAGTGCACGGACAGCGCATGCTGGAGCGGAACTTCATGCCGGGCGGCCAGGTCAAGACGCAGTTGAAGGACCAGCGCAATATCCTGGCTGCGGCGAACGCGGCCGGCGTCACCTTGCCGGTGACGGAACTGGTGACGCGCCAGTACGAAACCATCGAAGGCGACATCCCGTCCGCCGACCACGCGGCGGGTCTCATCGCGTTGGAGCGGATGAATCCCGGTAAACGCCTGGGCACCGCACCGGACCGTCTCCCGTAG
- a CDS encoding M20 aminoacylase family protein gives MRLVEPILAYQSELETIRRDIHAHPELCYEEQRTADVVANRLTEWGIPVVRGLGVTGVVGIIKNGTSNRAIGLRADMDALPMQELNTFDHASRHAGKMHACGHDGHTTMLLGAAHYLSRNRNFDGTVYLIFQPAEEGGAGARRMMDDGLFERFPMDAVYGMHNWPGIKTGSFGVVAGPMMASSNEFRVVVKGKGAHAAQPHRGIDPVMVAVQIAQGWQTIISREKNPLDTAVLSITQIHAGSATNVIPDEAVMIGTVRTFSTSVLDLIERRMNEIASGLAAGFGATVDFSFKRNYPPLINHPEQTAFAIEAMRAVVGADNVDTNVEPTMGAEDFAFMLQEKPGCYVFIGNGDGDHRSRGHGLGPCQLHNGSYDFNDHLLPIGASFWARLVEMSLPLAG, from the coding sequence ATGAGACTGGTCGAACCTATTCTCGCTTACCAATCCGAGCTCGAAACGATCCGGCGCGACATCCACGCCCATCCCGAACTCTGCTACGAAGAACAACGCACGGCCGACGTGGTCGCAAACCGTCTGACCGAATGGGGCATTCCCGTGGTCCGCGGCCTGGGGGTGACGGGCGTCGTCGGCATCATCAAGAACGGCACCTCGAACCGCGCCATCGGCCTGCGCGCCGACATGGACGCCCTGCCGATGCAGGAACTCAACACATTTGATCACGCGTCGCGCCACGCCGGCAAGATGCATGCTTGCGGTCATGACGGGCACACAACGATGCTGTTGGGTGCAGCCCACTATCTGTCGCGGAACCGCAACTTCGACGGCACCGTCTACCTGATTTTCCAGCCGGCCGAAGAAGGCGGCGCCGGCGCGCGCCGCATGATGGACGACGGCCTGTTCGAACGCTTCCCGATGGACGCCGTGTACGGCATGCACAACTGGCCTGGCATCAAGACGGGCAGCTTCGGCGTCGTCGCGGGGCCGATGATGGCATCCAGTAACGAGTTCCGCGTCGTGGTCAAAGGCAAAGGCGCGCACGCCGCGCAGCCGCACCGCGGCATCGACCCGGTGATGGTCGCCGTGCAGATCGCGCAAGGTTGGCAGACGATCATCTCGCGCGAAAAGAACCCGCTCGACACGGCCGTGCTGTCGATCACGCAGATCCACGCCGGCAGCGCCACGAACGTCATCCCCGACGAAGCCGTCATGATCGGCACCGTGCGCACGTTCTCCACTAGCGTGCTGGACCTGATCGAGCGGCGCATGAACGAGATCGCAAGCGGCCTCGCGGCGGGCTTCGGCGCCACCGTCGATTTCTCGTTCAAGCGTAACTACCCGCCCCTGATCAACCATCCGGAACAGACGGCGTTCGCCATCGAAGCGATGCGCGCGGTGGTGGGGGCGGACAATGTCGACACGAACGTCGAACCGACGATGGGCGCCGAGGATTTCGCGTTCATGCTGCAGGAAAAGCCGGGCTGCTATGTCTTCATCGGCAATGGCGACGGCGACCACCGCTCGCGCGGGCACGGCCTCGGACCGTGCCAGCTGCACAACGGCAGCTACGACTTCAACGACCACCTGCTGCCGATCGGCGCCAGCTTCTGGGCCAGATTGGTCGAGATGAGCCTGCCGCTGGCAGGCTGA
- a CDS encoding acyloxyacyl hydrolase, translated as MMRSLAAVAALSAATAAHAADGMFDSASVEAGGGEHVQVVRLAVQKDWNKNWLPAGGYHLSGYWDANVAYWRANQWLDVPGEKKDLAVVGITPVFRWEANDKLGFYADAGIGAAVFSSVYRNTHRQLSTAFEFADHVGVGYVFANKWELGARLQHYSNGGIKHPNGGVNLLLLKAAYHY; from the coding sequence ATGATGCGTTCCCTGGCGGCCGTGGCCGCGTTGTCGGCCGCCACGGCGGCTCACGCTGCCGACGGTATGTTCGATTCCGCGTCGGTGGAAGCCGGCGGCGGCGAGCACGTACAGGTCGTCCGTCTCGCGGTCCAGAAGGACTGGAACAAGAACTGGCTGCCGGCCGGCGGCTACCACCTGTCCGGCTACTGGGACGCGAACGTCGCTTACTGGCGCGCCAACCAGTGGCTGGACGTGCCGGGCGAGAAGAAGGACCTGGCCGTGGTCGGCATCACGCCGGTGTTCCGCTGGGAAGCCAACGACAAGCTGGGCTTCTACGCCGACGCCGGCATCGGCGCCGCCGTCTTCTCCAGCGTGTACCGCAACACGCACCGCCAGCTGTCGACCGCCTTCGAATTCGCGGACCACGTGGGTGTCGGCTATGTGTTCGCCAACAAATGGGAACTCGGCGCGCGCCTGCAGCATTACTCGAACGGCGGCATCAAGCATCCGAACGGCGGCGTGAACCTGCTGCTGCTGAAGGCTGCGTACCACTACTGA
- a CDS encoding ABC transporter substrate-binding protein produces the protein MDILEDGFRARRQLLKLASAMMLPSGLVACSSEKKSESLVVGGLPVTCNLTLPVACAAKAADSAAAKQPAQPLGFEYSKYSGFPELKESLMAGRIQAAYVLAPMVMDLVSSNIPVKVVSLGHRSGAVIMVRTDAGYKHFRDLQGKRVAIPSRFAVDLLFLRKMLLAEGMSIKDVELVEMPPPDMPAALYAKAIDAYCTGEPFGAAAQMAGYATPLRMTRNEWPNYICCVLTVREDLIAKNRQAVQDLVNYVQAAGTWMDADPAHRDRAIAIAATKKYFNQDPKILKFVMTNPSDRVTYGDLRIIPKEFDELMQMSLDAGTLKKPVQFSQYVDDSFFKAVRPVAITL, from the coding sequence ATGGATATTCTGGAAGACGGTTTCCGCGCCCGGCGGCAGCTGTTGAAACTGGCGTCGGCAATGATGTTGCCTTCCGGTCTGGTCGCGTGTTCTTCGGAGAAGAAGAGCGAATCCCTGGTCGTCGGTGGATTGCCCGTGACCTGCAACCTGACCCTCCCCGTCGCGTGCGCGGCGAAAGCGGCGGATAGCGCCGCCGCCAAACAGCCGGCACAGCCGCTCGGATTCGAGTACAGCAAATACAGCGGCTTCCCCGAACTCAAGGAATCGCTGATGGCCGGCCGTATCCAGGCGGCCTACGTGCTGGCGCCGATGGTCATGGACCTCGTGTCCAGCAACATTCCCGTCAAGGTCGTGTCGCTGGGTCACCGTTCGGGCGCCGTCATCATGGTGCGCACGGATGCGGGCTATAAGCACTTCCGCGACCTGCAGGGCAAGCGCGTCGCCATTCCCAGCCGGTTCGCCGTCGACCTGCTGTTCCTGCGCAAGATGCTGCTCGCGGAAGGCATGTCGATCAAGGACGTCGAACTGGTCGAGATGCCGCCGCCGGACATGCCGGCCGCGCTGTACGCGAAAGCCATCGATGCCTATTGCACGGGCGAGCCGTTCGGCGCCGCGGCCCAGATGGCCGGGTATGCGACGCCGCTGCGCATGACGCGCAACGAGTGGCCGAATTACATCTGCTGCGTGCTCACCGTGCGCGAAGACCTGATCGCGAAGAACCGCCAGGCCGTGCAGGACCTCGTCAATTACGTGCAGGCGGCCGGCACCTGGATGGATGCGGATCCCGCGCACCGCGACCGCGCCATCGCGATCGCCGCCACCAAGAAATACTTCAACCAGGACCCGAAGATCCTGAAATTCGTGATGACGAATCCGAGCGACCGCGTCACGTACGGCGACCTGCGCATCATCCCGAAGGAATTCGACGAATTGATGCAGATGTCGCTGGATGCGGGCACGCTCAAGAAGCCCGTCCAGTTCAGCCAGTACGTGGACGACAGCTTCTTCAAAGCCGTCCGCCCCGTCGCGATCACGCTATGA
- a CDS encoding ABC transporter ATP-binding protein, producing the protein MDAKVQPRVQYKVADKIVVDDIKKSFETRKGTLPVVGGISLTIRDGEFVAIVGPSGCGKSTLMKMLCGFDSPDEGSVVIDGQVRHGPSSKGILISQHGSVFPWLTVQQNLMFGLDGISEAEKAELADHYTAMVGLKGFEKSYSHELSGGMLKRVEIARALVMKPEILYMDEPFSALDALMNLKMRMELLRILEEERHTVLLITHDVEEAVHLADRIVVLSPRPTTIQATFDVDIPHPRKMSSPEAQDLKEAVLRELGL; encoded by the coding sequence ATGGACGCTAAGGTGCAGCCAAGGGTGCAATACAAGGTCGCGGACAAGATCGTCGTCGACGACATCAAGAAAAGCTTCGAGACCCGCAAGGGCACGTTGCCGGTCGTCGGCGGCATCAGCTTGACCATCCGCGACGGCGAATTCGTCGCCATCGTCGGACCGTCCGGCTGCGGCAAATCCACGTTGATGAAAATGCTGTGCGGGTTCGACTCGCCCGACGAGGGCAGCGTCGTCATCGACGGCCAGGTGCGGCATGGACCGAGTTCGAAAGGCATCCTCATTTCCCAGCATGGTTCCGTATTCCCGTGGCTGACGGTGCAACAGAACCTGATGTTCGGGCTGGACGGCATCAGCGAGGCCGAGAAGGCGGAACTGGCCGACCACTACACCGCGATGGTGGGATTGAAAGGTTTCGAAAAGAGCTATTCGCACGAACTGTCCGGCGGCATGCTGAAACGCGTGGAGATCGCGCGGGCGCTCGTCATGAAGCCCGAGATCCTCTACATGGACGAGCCGTTCTCCGCGCTCGACGCGCTCATGAACCTGAAAATGCGCATGGAACTGCTGCGCATCCTGGAAGAAGAGCGCCACACCGTATTGCTCATCACGCACGACGTCGAGGAAGCCGTGCACCTGGCCGACCGCATCGTCGTGCTGTCGCCGCGGCCGACGACGATCCAGGCCACGTTCGACGTCGACATCCCGCATCCGCGCAAGATGTCCAGCCCCGAAGCACAGGATCTCAAGGAAGCCGTGCTGCGGGAACTGGGGCTGTAA